From Nicotiana tabacum cultivar K326 chromosome 20, ASM71507v2, whole genome shotgun sequence, one genomic window encodes:
- the LOC107805679 gene encoding 14-3-3-like protein GF14 iota produces MASQKERETHVYMAKLAEQAERYDEMVESMKKVAKLDVELTVEERNLLSVGYKNVIGARRASWRIMSSIEQKEESKGNEHNVKLIKGYRQKVEEELSKICSDILEIIDKHLIPSAGTGEATVFYYKMKGDYYRYLAEFKTDSERKEAAEQSLKGYEAATATANTDLSSTHPIRLGLALNFSVFYYEIMNSPERACHLAKQAFDEAIAELDTLSEESYKDSTLIMQLLRDNLTLWTSDLPEDGGEENVKADEPKVAEPKSADAKAAETEEPSKAKQ; encoded by the exons ATGGCGTCCCAAAAAGAGAGAGAAACTCATGTTTACATGGCCAAACTCGCTGAACAAGCTGAGCGTTATGATG AAATGGTTGAGAGTATGAAGAAAGTTGCAAAACTTGATGTGGAATTGACAGTGGAAGAAAGGAACTTGCTTTCTGTTGGTTACAAGAATGTCATTGGAGCTCGAAGAGCTTCGTGGCGAATTATGTCTTCCATTGAACAGAAAGAAGAATCGAAAGGGAACGAGCACAATGTCAAGCTGATAAAAGGCTATCGTCAAAAGGTTGAGGAAGAGCTCTCCAAGATTTGCTCTGACATTCTTGAAATCATTGACAAACACCTTATTCCATCTGCTGGTACCGGTGAAGCTACTGTCTTCTATTACAAAAT GAAAGGTGACTATTACCGTTATCTTGCTGAGTTCAAGACTGATTCTGAAAGGAAAGAGGCTGCTGAACAATCATTGAAGGGCTATGAG GCTGCTACTGCCACTGCAAACACTGATCTTTCTTCAACACATCCGATCCGGCTTGGTCTTGCTTTGAACTTCTCTGTTTTCTACTATGAGATCATGAACTCCCCCGAAAG GGCTTGTCATTTGGCTAAACAAGCTTTTGACGAGGCAATAGCTGAGTTAGACACTTTAAGTGAAGAATCATACAAGGACAGTACCTTAATCATGCAGCTGTTGAGAGACAATCTCACACTATGGACCTCTGATTTGCCTGAAGATGGAG GTGAAGAGAATGTGAAGGCTGATGAACCAAAAGTTGCTGAACCAAAATCTGCAGATGCCAAAGCTGCTGAAACTGAA GAGCCATCAAAAGCTAAGCAATAG